A stretch of DNA from Henriciella sp. AS95:
TGCGATAGACGCCTGCTGACGTCTGCCGTACGCTGGCAATCTGGCGCATGGGAGAGGCCTGCATCAAGCGGGCTTCAATCATCCGGTCAAGTTCCGGCGGCGCCGTATAGCCGCCCTGATCGTCGGTCCCTGCCGACAGCGACTTCATGTCCAGCCTCGCAAGGCCGCTTTCGTCGCCCTTTCTCAGGTATCGCGACCAGGCCTCATTCTGCTCGCCCTCCGCAACGGTGGCGGGGGCACCTTGCTCAGGCCGCGCCGCCTTCAGGCTGAGCTGATCGAGCCTGCGATCGAGCTTCTTTAGTTTGTCGTCGAGCAGCGCGTCGGATGAGCCCTTCACCTCCATCTCGGCAAGGCGCGCATCATTCGCCTGCTTGTAGGCCTCGAACGCGGCCATCATGTCGGCTGCGACAGACTTCATGTCCGTCCCCGCCATCTTGGTTTCCTTGGTCACTTCATTCTCCTGCTAAATCGCATCTCTTCGCTTCGCTCAGGCGAACTGCGCCTTCGCCTTGCTCGTGGGGCACCTTCATGGTGAGCGAAGTCGAACCACGAAGGTGCTGGTCCTTCCTCAGGCCGCCCGCGCGGCCGTTCCAATCTGTGTGAATCTTGCAAGCGGCTGCATCGGCTCTGCGACCAGCGAGACCTCCACGAGATCGACGTCGCTGAGCGCGCGCCCTCCTTCGACCCTCGGGGTCCAGAGCCGCGCTCGAAAGCCGATCGAGAGCCCATCGAGCCCCAGCGCCACAAGCTTGCGCGCGCCCTCTCCTTCAATCAGCCCACGGACGAACAGGCCTCGCCCGTCCTCGATCAGCCGCGTCCAGCGTCCTGCCACCGCACCACTCCTGTGCTGGAGCAGCATGGGCAAGCCGCCTCGCTTGAGGCTGCGGGCAAAGGCGCCCGCCCGGATGACATCACCGGAAAGATCCGGCGCCCCGAACAGAGCGGCATAGCCTTCGATCAGAATTGCCTTATCCATCGACGCGCTCCAGCCGGCTTTCGATCCGGTCGAGCTGGGCCTTCATGGCGCCAAGTTCGGCTTCGACGCGCGCAAGACGTTCACCAATCGGACTGGCCAGTTCGACGCGATGCTCAAGCGCTGAAATCCGTTGCGCCGCCGCGCCCGCCCAGACCAGCGCACCGCCTGTCTGAACCGCAATGGCAAACAGAAGCGCGATCGTGACTTTCCGCTCGATCACTGGCCGACCCCCGCCATGGCGCGCTTTTCTTCGTCGGTCAGGAAGCTCGCCGCTTCCAGCCGCGTCCAGAGCGCTTCGCGTTCGGCAGCAAAAGCCGGCACAGCGTCCAGATCTGGTCTGATACTCACCGCCTCGAACCGGCCAGCCAGCCAGATCGACAGCGCGTCGGCCACCTTGTGAACGAGAGGCAGCACCGTCAGTCGCCAGAAGGCGAGATTGGCTTCCTTATAGGTCGCATACGTATTGTCGCCCGGAATACCGAGCAGCATCGGCGGCACACCAAACGCCAGGGCGATCTCACGGGCCGCTGCATGCCGGGTTTCGGCGAAGTCCATTTCCGCTGGCGATAGCGACATCGGTTTCCAGTCCAGTCCGCCATCAAGCAGGAGCGGGCGCCCAGCATTGTGCTTGCCAGCATGCGCGGTTTCGATTTCTTCCTTGAGCCGATCAAACTGATCGGGCGTGAGACTTGTGCCATTCTTGCCGTAGACCAGCGCTCCCGACGGCCGGGCCGCGTTGTCGATCAGCGATTTCGCCCAAGCGGCTGCGCCATTGTGAATGCCGAGCGCCTTGTGCGCAGCGGCCAGCGGCGCAAGACCGTGAATGCTGTCTGAGGGGTGGTAGAGCTTGAGGTGCAGGACCGGGCTCCAGCCATCGGCTTCACGATGGATGATCCGCTCGCCTCGGCGTTGGCGAACGGCCCAGCCGATCAACCCGCCTTGTGCGTTGGTTTCAGCACGCACCGTGTCCGCCCGCAGAGGAAAGAGGCCCTTGGGTTCACTGTCGCCTGTTAGCGTCACCGCCTCAGCCCAGGCGTTACCGGTGATCTGAAGATCGCCGTAAAGGCGCTCAAGCAGAACGCGGCCCGCCTCATCCGGCGACGGATTGGCGAGCAGCGTAGCGGCCGCCTCATCATTGCTGACAGTGAGCGGAATGGACGCTGCGGCCTCGGCAATCATCCGCACGCAGCGATAGACGATCGCATTTCCCGCGAAGCCGTCACGCATCAGCGTCCCTGCGTCCTGACGCCCCCAATGGCTGGCCGGCAAGCTCGCCAGGGCCACGAAGGACGACGCCGCCCGCGTCTCAGTTTTCTGCCATGGCCACCGCATCCATCACTCCTTGTTGCGTCGATGGATGCACCCTATGCGGGCGACCTGTCCGGTATGGGCGATTTCATTGCGATCGCGCTGGGACGGCAGGTGCGGCCGGGAAACTCGCAGAGACTTCCCGCGACGCTTAGTCCAATGAGCGGACCGAGGGCTCTGCGCCGGGCGGGATCATGATTGCTGTGATCGCCCAGACCAGCGCGTCCAACCTGTCGGGCGAGCCGCGAAAGCCGGGCGCGCCGAAGGTCATCATTTCTTCTTCAAGCGCTGGAAAAACGCCAACATGCTTGACGTCACCCTGCTGATATCTCGCCGCCACGGGCCCAGCGCGCATCAGCTTCGGCAATTGTGCATGCATCAGGATGACCGGCACATCCGCCCCGGCCGTAGCGAGAACGGCACGAACCATTTCCCCGCCCTGATTCGACTCAGCGACAATGCGGCGCGCGCCGACGGCCTTGGCGGTTGAGACACACCGGCTCGCCCATCCGGTCGGCGTCAATCCCTGTACGCTGGCATCATCGAGAACGTAAATCTCTTCACGCAAGCCGGGCGCACGGACGGTGCCCACAGCAACGATGCCACAGGCATCCGCATCAGCGCCAAAACTCGCAGGCGGGTCGACGGCCACGATGACATCGCTGAAACGCTCCGGGGCCGAGGACACGCGCGCCCTGTCGAGATCAACCTGTCGCCAGAGTGCGCCGTCAGCGTCATCCAGCAGCTCGCCATTCAGCTCCTGCAGCCCGATCCGGGTCCCCGCATATTTTGATGTGACGTGCTCGAGGAACACCGGCGAGAGATGCGCAAGATTGTCATCTGTCTTCGACTTGGTGACCGTAACAGACGGGTCTTTCACCAGTTGCCTGATCAGCGGGATCGGCCTCGGCGTCGTGGTTGCGACGATGCGAGGATTTGGCCCAATTCTGAGCGTCATCTGAAGCATGTCCCAGACATTGAGTCCGTAGTGCCAGGCGGCGAGCTCATCGCACCACGCCGCATCGAATTGCGGTCCACGCAGGCTGTCTGGATCCTCCGCCGAGAACACATAGGCTTCGGCTCCATTCGGCCAGACCAGTCGTCGCCGCGACACTTCGTAAGCCGGTGGCGTTTCACCGTTTCGGCCGATCGCCCGCAGACCGGAGACACCTTCGATCATCACCTCACGGGCATCTCCAAGTGTCGGCGCGACCAATGCGATCCTTTGATAGCCGCCATGGAGCGCCGCAAAGCGGATCCATTCCGCGCCAGCCCTGGTCTTGCCGGCCCCTCTTCCACCGAGCAACAACCAGGCTCGCCAGTCTCCAGCAGGCGGCATCTGAGCCCGCCGCGCCGTCAGGGCCCATGATAAAGTCATGAGCGTTCAGGCCCCGATCAAGAATAGTCTGCTCAGCATGCAAACTGTATAGTCGCAAGGCCGGGTCGGTCGGATCGATTGCGCGGCTGACGCAGCTGGCTACACTCCTTCAGAAAGGAGGATGCAACCATGTTTCTGTTCCTGCTCTGGTGGTGCGTGGACGATCACCTTGCGGCCGCGCTGGAAACGCCAGGTCTCGGCGAATTGCCGCTCTGGGTCCCGCTTATCCTGTCGCTGGCGTTCAGTTTCACACTTCAGGGCGCCGTGAAGCGAAAGGGCTAAACGCCACACTTTTCGCCAAATCGGTGAGTGGTGACAGGTTTTCCCGTAAAAATTGCTAGTTCGCATGTTCGGTTCGGACCACAGTGCACATATGGCGGGAACCAGCCCTTTATCCCGGTCGCGGCCCAAACCGTCGAACCGGACCGGCGTTTTCGCTTCCCTGATGCGAAACCTCGCCGCGCTCATGCTCGCGGTCACGGGCTGGAAACTGGAAGGCGACTGGCCGCAGGATGCCGAAAAGGCCGTCCTCGTTGCAGCGCCTCACACGTCCAACTGGGACGGCTTATGGATGATATTCGCGGCGGCGTACTATCGCGTAAAACTGAGATGGATGGGGAAGAAGTCACTGGTGGACCATCCTCTGGGATGGTTCGTGAAATGGCTTGGCTGCGTCCCCGTGGACCGCAAGTCTGCATCCGACATCGTCGAACAGACGGCCGCTGCGTTTGCTGAAAGCGACCGCCTCACACTTGCCGTCGCCCCGGAGGGCACGCGTTCAGCCATGACTGAGTGGAAAAGCGGCTTCTATCGGATTGCGATAAAAGCCGGTGTTCCGCTGATTATCACGGTGCTGGATTACGGAACCCGCACCGTGAAAATCGCTGGTCTGTTTCAGCCAACCGGCGACTACCAGGCCGACTTGCCGCTCATCAAAGCGTACTACGCAAACGCCGAGGGAAGGCATAAGGGCAATTTCAGCCTCAATGCTGGTGAAGACTGACCCTCAGTCCGGGTCGGACACCTTCACGACAAGCTTGCCGAGATTTTTGCCCGTGAACAGGCGTTCGAGTGAGGCCGGGGCATTTTCAAGGCCATCGACAATATCAGTTTCGAATTTGATTTTTCCGTCCAGAAGCCAACCGGCCATTGCCTGCATGCCTTCTGCAAACCGATCCATATAATCGGTGACGATAAAGCCCTTGAGTGTCACATGTCTCATCAGCAGCATCGAGAAATTGTATGGGCCCGGTACCGGTTCGGTTGCATTGTATGATGAGATGAGCCCGCACAGCGGCATGCGTGCAAAGTCATTGAGCCGCGTCAGGATCGTATCCATGATGTCGCCGCCAACATTCTCGAAGTTGATGTCGATCCCGTCCGGACAATGCTTGTCGAGCGCCGCACCGACATCTTCTGTCTTATAATTTATGGCGGCGTCGAAACCTGCCGTCTCAGTCAACCACCGGCATTTTTCGTCCGAACCAGCAATACCGACCACACGGCAACCTTGAATCTTACCGATTTGACCGACCATTGACCCGACAGCGCCCGCGGCAGCCGACACGACCAGGGTTTCGCCCGCCTTCGGCTTTCCGATTTCCATGAGCCCGAAATAAGCGGTCATTCCAGTCATGCCGAGCGGTCCCGAGAACGCGGTCAATGGCACCCCCGGTATTTGCGGAAGTCTGGAAAGTTCCTCGCCTTTCTTCACATGATAGAGCGCCCAGGTTCCAAGCCCTGTGTTCACGATGTTTCCCTTTTCCAGGCCATCGAACCGGCTGTCTTCAACGATTGAAAGGCCCCCGCCCCGCATCGGATCACCAATCTCGACAGGTGGCATGTACTGGTCCTGGTCTGACATCCAGATACGGTTGGTTGGGTCCAGCGACAGGAACAGCGTGCGGATCAGCACCTCGCCGTCGCCGAGTTCCGGAACGGGCTGCTCGACCAATTCAAGATCGCCATCGCTGACATCGCCGACCGGTCGGTTGCGCAGAATCCAGACCTTGTTGGTAACCATTGGAATTTCCTCCCTGAGTTTTGCTGCCAGCTTATGAGCCGGAAGGATCGGCGGCTAGCCACTAAGCGAGGGAGAGGATGGGATTGGGGGCAAGCAAGGTGCAGCCATGTGCGTTTTGTTTGGAACGAATACCGCGTGCCAGACATATTATCCTTGCAAATCCGAGAAACGGTGACGCCCCCACACTGCAATTTCCGCCGCAGAAAGCGGCGAAATTCGCACCCCCCAAAATACGTCTGCGAAGACGCGTTCAGTTCAACGAGTTCGTCACTGCATCAATCGGAATGTCGTAGTGGCGGGCGCAGAACTGACAGTCCATTTTCAGCGTCCCATCCGGCTCGACCAATTCACGAAGTGACTCGTCAGGCATGCTCGCCAGCGTGTTGCGCAGCCGTTCCTCATTACACGTACATCTGTCGACCAGAGACTTCGGCGTGTCCATGCGCACGCCGCCTTCGTGAAAAAGCCTGAACAGCAGGTCTGGCGCCGAGAGTTCCTCAGACATCAGTTCGTCAATCGTGAGCGTAGAGAACAGGGCCTGCGCCTCGCGCCAGCCCTCTTCAGTTTCGCCGCGCGCTTCATCGCCAGCGATCCGTTGTATCATGATGCCAGCACCGCGCCATTCTCCGGCAACGTCCTTGCGCGCGGCCATGAGAAGACAGGTCTCAACCTGCTCAGAGCGGTGAAAATAATCCTCCGCGCAGGCGGCGAGCGTTCCCTTGGCCAGAGGCACAACGCCTTGGTAAGGCTGCACATTCGGCTTGTTCTGAACGATGATAAGCGCAAGCGCCCCCATAGACCCGAACAGTTGCGGCATGTGT
This window harbors:
- a CDS encoding terminase family protein is translated as MTLSWALTARRAQMPPAGDWRAWLLLGGRGAGKTRAGAEWIRFAALHGGYQRIALVAPTLGDAREVMIEGVSGLRAIGRNGETPPAYEVSRRRLVWPNGAEAYVFSAEDPDSLRGPQFDAAWCDELAAWHYGLNVWDMLQMTLRIGPNPRIVATTTPRPIPLIRQLVKDPSVTVTKSKTDDNLAHLSPVFLEHVTSKYAGTRIGLQELNGELLDDADGALWRQVDLDRARVSSAPERFSDVIVAVDPPASFGADADACGIVAVGTVRAPGLREEIYVLDDASVQGLTPTGWASRCVSTAKAVGARRIVAESNQGGEMVRAVLATAGADVPVILMHAQLPKLMRAGPVAARYQQGDVKHVGVFPALEEEMMTFGAPGFRGSPDRLDALVWAITAIMIPPGAEPSVRSLD
- a CDS encoding HK97 family phage prohead protease; translated protein: MDKAILIEGYAALFGAPDLSGDVIRAGAFARSLKRGGLPMLLQHRSGAVAGRWTRLIEDGRGLFVRGLIEGEGARKLVALGLDGLSIGFRARLWTPRVEGGRALSDVDLVEVSLVAEPMQPLARFTQIGTAARAA
- a CDS encoding Hsp33 family molecular chaperone HslO, which encodes MSSISSHPQDFVASFTSETLPIAGRIVRMGPGSISPILHRHAYPDHLGEILGEALILATLVGSGMKLDGRVLTQAEGDGPVSMLVGEYSSDGAVRAYSRFEQERWSYLEKVNKGEKPHMPQLFGSMGALALIIVQNKPNVQPYQGVVPLAKGTLAACAEDYFHRSEQVETCLLMAARKDVAGEWRGAGIMIQRIAGDEARGETEEGWREAQALFSTLTIDELMSEELSAPDLLFRLFHEGGVRMDTPKSLVDRCTCNEERLRNTLASMPDESLRELVEPDGTLKMDCQFCARHYDIPIDAVTNSLN
- a CDS encoding 1-acyl-sn-glycerol-3-phosphate acyltransferase, giving the protein MAGTSPLSRSRPKPSNRTGVFASLMRNLAALMLAVTGWKLEGDWPQDAEKAVLVAAPHTSNWDGLWMIFAAAYYRVKLRWMGKKSLVDHPLGWFVKWLGCVPVDRKSASDIVEQTAAAFAESDRLTLAVAPEGTRSAMTEWKSGFYRIAIKAGVPLIITVLDYGTRTVKIAGLFQPTGDYQADLPLIKAYYANAEGRHKGNFSLNAGED
- a CDS encoding phage portal protein: MRWPWQKTETRAASSFVALASLPASHWGRQDAGTLMRDGFAGNAIVYRCVRMIAEAAASIPLTVSNDEAAATLLANPSPDEAGRVLLERLYGDLQITGNAWAEAVTLTGDSEPKGLFPLRADTVRAETNAQGGLIGWAVRQRRGERIIHREADGWSPVLHLKLYHPSDSIHGLAPLAAAHKALGIHNGAAAWAKSLIDNAARPSGALVYGKNGTSLTPDQFDRLKEEIETAHAGKHNAGRPLLLDGGLDWKPMSLSPAEMDFAETRHAAAREIALAFGVPPMLLGIPGDNTYATYKEANLAFWRLTVLPLVHKVADALSIWLAGRFEAVSIRPDLDAVPAFAAEREALWTRLEAASFLTDEEKRAMAGVGQ
- a CDS encoding NADP-dependent oxidoreductase, coding for MVTNKVWILRNRPVGDVSDGDLELVEQPVPELGDGEVLIRTLFLSLDPTNRIWMSDQDQYMPPVEIGDPMRGGGLSIVEDSRFDGLEKGNIVNTGLGTWALYHVKKGEELSRLPQIPGVPLTAFSGPLGMTGMTAYFGLMEIGKPKAGETLVVSAAAGAVGSMVGQIGKIQGCRVVGIAGSDEKCRWLTETAGFDAAINYKTEDVGAALDKHCPDGIDINFENVGGDIMDTILTRLNDFARMPLCGLISSYNATEPVPGPYNFSMLLMRHVTLKGFIVTDYMDRFAEGMQAMAGWLLDGKIKFETDIVDGLENAPASLERLFTGKNLGKLVVKVSDPD